A genomic window from Phoenix dactylifera cultivar Barhee BC4 unplaced genomic scaffold, palm_55x_up_171113_PBpolish2nd_filt_p 000092F, whole genome shotgun sequence includes:
- the LOC120104752 gene encoding 3-phosphoshikimate 1-carboxyvinyltransferase 2-like: protein MNLDHFLQVKLSGSISSQYLTALLMAAPLALGDVEIEIIDKLISIPYVEMTLKLMERFGVTVEHSDSWDKFLIKGGQKYQSPGTAYVEGDASSASYFLAGAAVTGGTVTVEGCGTTSLQGDVKFAEVLEKMGAKVTWTENSVTVTGPPRDPSKRKNLRAVDVNMNKMPDVAMTLAVVALFADGPTAIRDGKF, encoded by the exons ATGAACTTGGACCATTTTCTTCAGGTGAAACTCTCTGGATCCATCAGCAGTCAGTACTTGACTGCTTTGCTCATGGCAGCTCCCTTGGCACTTGGAGATGTGGAGATTGAGATCATTGACAAACTAATTTCTATTCCATATGTTGAAATGACTTTGAAATTGATGGAACGATTTGGTGTCACTGTGGAGCACTCCGATAGTTGGGACAAATTCTTGATCAAGGGTGGTCAAAAGTACCA ATCCCCTGGAACGGCTTACGTAGAAGGTGATGCATCGAGTGCTAGTTATTTCTTGGCAGGTGCTGCAGTCACTGGGGGTACTGTCACTGTTGAAGGTTGTGGTACAACCAGTTTGCAG GGTGATGTGAAATTCGCAGAAGTTCTTGAGAAAATGGGAGCCAAGGTTACATGGACTGAGAACAGTGTCACTGTTACTGGTCCACCACGAGATCCTTCCAAGAGAAAAAACTTGCGTGCCGTTGATGTAAACATGAATAAAATGCCCGATGTTGCCATGACCCTTGCTGTTGTTGCGCTATTTGCGGATGGTCCAACAGCCATTAGAGATGGTAAGTTTTAG